ATCGGGGGAGCTGCGGGCGTCGCCCAGTTGCTCGGCGGTCGCCTGCCGCAGCTGCTCGACGAGCTCGTCTGCCACCTCGCGGTCGACGCGGATGTAGTCGGGCGCCACGCACGTCTGCCCGGCGTTGAGCCACTTGCCCCACGCGATGCGGCGCGCGGCCCCGGCGATGTCGGCGGAGCGGTGCACGTAGACGGGGCTCTTCCCGCCGAGCTCGAGCACGGTGGGCGTGAGGTGCTTCGCCGCCGCTGCCGCGATCACGCGACCGACCTGCCCGTTGCCGGTGTAGAAGATGAGGTCCCAGCGCTGCTCCAGCAGCGCGGTCGTCTCGGGCACGCCGCCCTCGACGACCCGCACGGAGCGCGCGTCGAGGTAGGCGGGCACGAGTCTGGCCAGCAGCGCTGAGGTCGCGGGCGCCACCTCCGAGGGCTTCAGCACCACGGCGTTGCCCGCCGCGATCGCGCCGATCAGCGGGCCGAGCGCGAGCTGCACCGGGTAGTTCCACGGCGCGATCACGAGCGTCGCGCCGAGCGGCTCCGGCACGGTCCTGCCGATCGCGGGCTGCAGGGCGAGCTGCATCGGCACGGGCGTGGGCAGCATCCAGCGCCACAGCTTGCGCCGCACCGATCTCGCCTCGCCGACCGTGAACGCGATCTCGCTCATGTGCGCCTCGATCTGGCTCTTGCCCAGATCCTGCGCGAGGGCCGTCTCCCAGAGCGAGACGTTCTGCAGCAGCATGCGAATGAGCGCGTCGAGCTGCTGCTCGCGGTAGGCACGCGGGCGGGTGAGCCCGCTCGTGACGGCGGCCCGCAGCTCGACGGCCAGGCCGTCGGTGGATGCGGTGGGGTCGACGGTTGCGGCGAGATCGGTGGATGCGGAGAGGTCGGCGGATGCGGAGAGGTCGGCGGATGCGTCGGTCGCGGGCACGTCGGTGTCGCTCATGCCTCCATGCTGTCAGCCGATGCTGTGCGGTCTCGAGACGCGGCCCGTGGCTGACCCTCGACCGGCGGAGGAGTGCGGCGCTGCCAGCCTCCCTCGGCACCGATGGGCACGAATCCGAGCGCCTCATTGACGCGCAGCATCGGCCGGTTCTCCTCGGCGTTCCAGGTGACGATGCGGGTGCGGTCGGGGTGCAGCCGGCCGAGCTGCAGCAGGTTCTCGGTCTTCACGAGCATGCCGAGGCGGTGGCCGCGATGGTCGGCGTGCACCAGGGTGTCCTCCTGGAAGGCGGGCCTGCCGGGCGCCGGCAGCAGCAGCACCGTGAAGGCGACTGCCTCGCCGCTCGCGCGGTGGATCGCGACGGCCTGCAGCGCAGTCAGGCCGGCCTCCGCCCACTCGGCCTCCACGCGGCCGAGGCGCGCGGCGTCCCAGCGCTCGTCGTCGACCTCGAGGTCGGCGCTCGGCGCGTCGGTGACCATGCGGGCGTGCAGCACGGCCATGGCATCGAGCAGCTCCGGCGGCGTCGCGCCTGCCCACGAGCGCAGCTCGTAGGCGTCGCCCGCGTGCGCCAGGGCATCCGCCCTGTGCGCCTCGAGCGTGCGCCGCGCCGTCTCGACGTCGAGCTCGGAGATGCGGTCGACCTGCTCGAGCGCGTAGCCCATCGAGACGGCCAGCCGTGCGGCCGGATCGGCGGCAAGCGCACCGTGGCCGGTCGCTGCCGGGATCGCCTCGCCGCCCTCGACCGGCGCGCGGTGGTCGACCCATGCCTGCAGGGTCGTGGCGCCGAGCCCGATCGCGACCTGCTCGATGCGCTCGGCGATGGCGCGGCCGATGCCACGGCCGCGCGCCTCCGGCACCACCCAGGCGGAGAGGTAGGCGACCGACGCGCCCTCGTCACGGGCGATGGATGCGATGGCGCGCCCGACGTCGCGTCCCTCGGCGACGACCAGGAAGCGCTCGGTGATGTCGTCTTCGACGTGCCGCAGCGAGGCGAGGAGCTCGTCGACGGTGGTGTCGTGGCCGTCGTCGCCCCAGAACGCCTGCGTCACGCGGTTGGCGGTCGCGACGTAGCGCGCGATCAGCGACAGCGCAGGCTCGTCGAAGGCATCTGCTGGGGCGACGAGGCGGTGCCACTCGAGCTCGGGCGCATCGAGCGTGCGCCCATCGAGCTCGGGCCGATCGTGGGCAGGCCGCCCGGCGCCCGGCGTGCTCATGCCTCGTCCTTCCGCTGCCAGACACCCTCGTCGCTGATGCGGGTGAAGCCGAGCGCCTCGTTGACGGCCAGCATGTGGGTGTTCTCGCTCGCGTTCCACGTGCGCACCACTGCGGCGGGGGCGTGCGTCAGCAGCGCCTGCAGGTTCGCCGCCTTCACGAGCATGCCCAGGCGCTGTCCGCGGTGCTCGGCGTGCACGA
The window above is part of the Agrococcus sp. ARC_14 genome. Proteins encoded here:
- a CDS encoding GNAT family N-acetyltransferase, with the translated sequence MSTPGAGRPAHDRPELDGRTLDAPELEWHRLVAPADAFDEPALSLIARYVATANRVTQAFWGDDGHDTTVDELLASLRHVEDDITERFLVVAEGRDVGRAIASIARDEGASVAYLSAWVVPEARGRGIGRAIAERIEQVAIGLGATTLQAWVDHRAPVEGGEAIPAATGHGALAADPAARLAVSMGYALEQVDRISELDVETARRTLEAHRADALAHAGDAYELRSWAGATPPELLDAMAVLHARMVTDAPSADLEVDDERWDAARLGRVEAEWAEAGLTALQAVAIHRASGEAVAFTVLLLPAPGRPAFQEDTLVHADHRGHRLGMLVKTENLLQLGRLHPDRTRIVTWNAEENRPMLRVNEALGFVPIGAEGGWQRRTPPPVEGQPRAASRDRTASADSMEA
- a CDS encoding aldehyde dehydrogenase family protein; translation: MSDTDVPATDASADLSASADLSASTDLAATVDPTASTDGLAVELRAAVTSGLTRPRAYREQQLDALIRMLLQNVSLWETALAQDLGKSQIEAHMSEIAFTVGEARSVRRKLWRWMLPTPVPMQLALQPAIGRTVPEPLGATLVIAPWNYPVQLALGPLIGAIAAGNAVVLKPSEVAPATSALLARLVPAYLDARSVRVVEGGVPETTALLEQRWDLIFYTGNGQVGRVIAAAAAKHLTPTVLELGGKSPVYVHRSADIAGAARRIAWGKWLNAGQTCVAPDYIRVDREVADELVEQLRQATAEQLGDARSSPDYSRIVNGKHLERLRGLLSGGTVVTGGDTDADERYFAPTILTEVDEDAPVMQEEIFGPILPVLPVDGVDGFIASMRERDKPLALYLFARDREVVRRVERETSSGALGVNVAVAHSAARSLPFGGVGESGMGSYHGHHSFEAFSHRKAVLSKSTTIDTLRLLYPPFSQLRGEIVKRIAG